The DNA window AAAATAGTTTACTTTCATAAAAGTATATCAAAACAATTTCCCATGTCAATAGAAAACTATGAATTTTTTAATTTATTTGAATATTTATTATTTTTTAACAATCGCTATTTTTATATTTATTTAATGAATTGCTTCATGCAATCTATTTACAAACTCAAAAACTTTTTCTTCAATATTATCTTCTTTTATTCCTTCTTCTATTTTTTTGATTATAGCACTTCCAACAATCAATCCATCCCCTAGTTCCTTTAATTCTTTTATTGCCTGTTCATTAGATATACCAAATCCAATTGCTAAAGGAGTATCTGTATATTTTCTGACTTTATTGATGAAATCTGATAAATCTTTTTCAAAGCTCTCTCTCATTCCTGTTACACCTATTGATGAAATACAATAAACAAACCCCTCCGTATCTGAAACAATTTCTTTTATTCTATCTTCAGATGTAGGCGCAACAAGAGGTATTAAATCAATAGCATAATCTTTCATCATCTCATTTAATTCTTTTTTCTCTTCTAATGGCAAATCTGGAATAATCAATCCATCAACACCATAATCTTTACAATTCTCTAAAAATTTTTCTACTCCATATCTAAAAACAGAATTATAATATAGCATAAATACAAGAGGAAGATCTGTCTTCTCTCTTAATTTTGAGACCATATGAAAAATAGAATCAATATTTGTTCCATTTTTTAATGATCTTTGCGCAGCTCTTTGTATTACAGGTCCATCTGCTAATGGATCTGAATAAGGAATCCCTAGCTCAACTATATCAACTCCTGCCTCTTCCATTTTCAAAACCAAATTTATGGTAGTATGAATATCTGGATCTCCACTTGTTATATAAGCAATCAGTGCTTTTTCATTTTTTTCTCTTAATGTATTAAATTTTTCTGTTATTCTACTCTTCATTTTTTTCACTCCCAATAACATTTAATATAGTATCTATATCCTTATCTCCTCTGCCCGATAAATTTACTACAATGAGATCATCCTTTTTCGTATTTGGTGCTAATTTCATCAAATAAGCAATGGCATGAGCACTTTCAAGTGCAGGAATAATCCCTTCTACTTTCGTTAAATATTGAAACCCTTCAATAGCTTCATTATCATTGATCACTTCATATTTTACTCTACCAATAGAATGATAATATGCATGTTCTGGTCCTATTCCTGGATAGTCTAATCCTGCTGATATAGAATATACTGGCATAATTTGTCCATACTCATCCTGAAGTAAATAAGTCATCATCCCATGGATTACCCCTATAGAACCTTTGCTAATGGTAGCTGCATGTTGCTCTGTATCAACCCCTAGCCCACCTGCTTCAACCCCATATATTTTTACATCTACCTCTTGTGCAAATGGATAGAATAATCCCATTGCATTACTTCCTCCCCCTACACAAGCTATTAAATAATCTGGAAGTCTTCCTTCTTTTTCTATAATTTGTTCCTTTACTTCATCTCCAATGATTCTCTGAAAATCTCTTACCATTGTAGGATAAGGATGAGGTCCCACAACAGAACCAATTACATAAAATGTATCTCCTACATTTGAAACCCAATCTCTTATCGCTTCATTTGTAGCATCCTTTAATGTTTTTGTCCCTGAAGTTACCGTATTGACCTTTGCTCCAAGTAATTTCATCTTAAATACATTTAACGATTGTCTTTGTACATCCTCTTCTCCCATATAAATTTCACACTTTAATCCAAACATAGCACATATTGTAGCAGTTGCAACGCCATGCTGACCAGCCCCTGTTTCTGCTATAATCCGTTTTTTCCCCATTCTCCTTGCTAATAAAACTTGACCGATTACATTGTTAATTTTATGAGCCCCTGTATGGTTTAAATCTTCTCTCTTAAGATAGATCTTTCCTCCACCTAACTGCTTCGTTAAATTTTCTGCATAGTATAAGGGTGTGGGTCTTCCTGAATATTCCTTCACATAATACGCATATTCTTTTAAAAAGCTTTCATCTTCCTTTGCCTTCATAAATTCTCTTTCTAACCCTATTAAAGCATTCATTAATGTTTCTGGTACAAATTGACCTCCAAATTTTCCAAACCTTTTCATCATATTTTTTGTATTCATTTTATCCCCTCACATTCCTAATAATTTTTTTCATTTTTTCAAAATTCTTCACATGATCCACCTCAACTCCGCTACTTACATCCAAAACCTGAGGATTTACAGCTTCAATTGCCTCCTTTGCATTTTTGGGGTTTAGTCCTCCTGCTAAAATGACAAATTTATTTTTACTCATATCGGATACAATTTCCCAATTGAAAACTTTCCCGGTTCCTCCATAGGTTCCTTTTGTATAGGTATCTACTAAAAATCCATCCACATTATATTTTTCCAATTCTTTTAAGCTATTTTCATCTTTGATTCTAAATGCTTTCCATACCTTATTTTCAAAAGAGTTACAATAGAGAGGGTCCTCATCTCCATGAAATTGAAGTATGTCCAATTCACAAAATTTTGCAATTTTCTTTACTTCATCTATAGAATGATTTAAAAATACCCCTACCTTTTTTATACTTTTATCTAAACCCATAATTAATTCTTTTGCCCTATATTTATCAATTTGCCTACTGCTTTTTGCAAATACAAATCCAACATAATCCGGTTTTAGCTTATTTGCATATACAATATCCTCTTCTCTTTTTAATCCGCATATTTTTATCTTGGTCAACCCATCTCCCCCCTAAGCTCTCTTAACTTTTCATCTATGGATTTTGCCCTCATTAGGCTTTCACCTATTAATACGCCATCTACACCTATTTTTTTTAGAAACTCCATATCTTTTCTTGTATGGATTCCACTTTCACTGATGACAATCTTTCCTTTTGGTATATGTTTTATCAGTTCTTCTGTTGTTTCAAGTGTTGTTTTAAATGTCTTTAAATCCCTATTATTAATCCCAATAATATCTGATCCTGTAGCGAGTACTGTCTCTAGTTCATATTGATCATGAACTTCTACCAAACACGCAATTCCTAAGTTTGTTGCTACATTTTGAAAATCGATTAATTTATTTTTCGATAGAACCTTCGCAATCAAAAGAATTGCATCAGCTCCTATAACTTTTGCTTGATAGATTTGATAGGGGTCAATGATAAAATCCTTTCTTAAAATGGGAGTAGATGTTTGTTTTTTTATCTCTGATAGATATTCATTTTTTCCTTGAAAAAATCTATCTTCTGTTAGTACGGAGATTGCCTCAACCTTATTTTCATCATAAGTTTTTGCAATAGCAATAGGATCAAAATCTTCTCTTACAACCCCCTTAGAAGGAGATGCCTTTTTCACCTCAGCAATCATACTTATATCTGGATGCTCTTTTATGCATTTCTTAAAATCTCTTCCTTTATCACATAACTTTATTTGTTTGATCAGTTGATTAAAAGAAATACTATTCTTCTCTTCTTCCACTTTTTTTCTTTTATAAGCAACGATTTTTTCTAGAATCATCTTTTCATCTCCTGACTAAACTTTACTAATTGGTTTAATTTTTCTAAAGCTAGACCTGTATCTATGATTTCTTTTGCTTTATCTATTCCCTCTTCTAAAGAGTTTGCCTTTTTTCCAACATATATGGCCGCTCCAGCATTAAGTAGTACCATATTTCTCTTTGCTCCTCTTTCTCCTTTTAATATATTTAATAAAATCTGTGCATTTTCTTTAGGTTCTCCTCCTTTAATCTCCTCTTTATTAGCCAAAGGTATGTCAAATTTTCTTGGATCAATATGGTAGGT is part of the Crassaminicella profunda genome and encodes:
- the trpC gene encoding indole-3-glycerol phosphate synthase TrpC translates to MILEKIVAYKRKKVEEEKNSISFNQLIKQIKLCDKGRDFKKCIKEHPDISMIAEVKKASPSKGVVREDFDPIAIAKTYDENKVEAISVLTEDRFFQGKNEYLSEIKKQTSTPILRKDFIIDPYQIYQAKVIGADAILLIAKVLSKNKLIDFQNVATNLGIACLVEVHDQYELETVLATGSDIIGINNRDLKTFKTTLETTEELIKHIPKGKIVISESGIHTRKDMEFLKKIGVDGVLIGESLMRAKSIDEKLRELRGEMG
- a CDS encoding phosphoribosylanthranilate isomerase gives rise to the protein MTKIKICGLKREEDIVYANKLKPDYVGFVFAKSSRQIDKYRAKELIMGLDKSIKKVGVFLNHSIDEVKKIAKFCELDILQFHGDEDPLYCNSFENKVWKAFRIKDENSLKELEKYNVDGFLVDTYTKGTYGGTGKVFNWEIVSDMSKNKFVILAGGLNPKNAKEAIEAVNPQVLDVSSGVEVDHVKNFEKMKKIIRNVRG
- the trpB gene encoding tryptophan synthase subunit beta, with amino-acid sequence MMKRFGKFGGQFVPETLMNALIGLEREFMKAKEDESFLKEYAYYVKEYSGRPTPLYYAENLTKQLGGGKIYLKREDLNHTGAHKINNVIGQVLLARRMGKKRIIAETGAGQHGVATATICAMFGLKCEIYMGEEDVQRQSLNVFKMKLLGAKVNTVTSGTKTLKDATNEAIRDWVSNVGDTFYVIGSVVGPHPYPTMVRDFQRIIGDEVKEQIIEKEGRLPDYLIACVGGGSNAMGLFYPFAQEVDVKIYGVEAGGLGVDTEQHAATISKGSIGVIHGMMTYLLQDEYGQIMPVYSISAGLDYPGIGPEHAYYHSIGRVKYEVINDNEAIEGFQYLTKVEGIIPALESAHAIAYLMKLAPNTKKDDLIVVNLSGRGDKDIDTILNVIGSEKNEE
- the trpA gene encoding tryptophan synthase subunit alpha; translation: MKSRITEKFNTLREKNEKALIAYITSGDPDIHTTINLVLKMEEAGVDIVELGIPYSDPLADGPVIQRAAQRSLKNGTNIDSIFHMVSKLREKTDLPLVFMLYYNSVFRYGVEKFLENCKDYGVDGLIIPDLPLEEKKELNEMMKDYAIDLIPLVAPTSEDRIKEIVSDTEGFVYCISSIGVTGMRESFEKDLSDFINKVRKYTDTPLAIGFGISNEQAIKELKELGDGLIVGSAIIKKIEEGIKEDNIEEKVFEFVNRLHEAIH